Proteins from a genomic interval of Medicago truncatula cultivar Jemalong A17 chromosome 3, MtrunA17r5.0-ANR, whole genome shotgun sequence:
- the LOC11415029 gene encoding uncharacterized protein, whose amino-acid sequence MGSRLGRRVVYFANLPIKLLLPTNFTDIHEIALKTIPSASKIEIKRVLESLYGFDVEKVRTLNMDGKKKKRGGIVIAKPDYKKAFVTLKTPLLINPNLFPIREIEEDKKSLNKQAMAASIVEEAPGKSHWLDENKNTRGFKPQNGYHRGGFNRSGSNLFESSGSNQGRFDRSGSSRGRFERPGSNRADGSAAKFPWSNMRTGRSNATR is encoded by the coding sequence atggGAAGCAGATTGGGAAGAAGAGTGGTGTACTTCGCAAACCTACCAATCAAGCTTCTCCTGCCAACCAACTTCACCGACATCCATGAAATCGCTCTCAAAACCATTCCATCAGCTTCCAAGATTGAAATCAAGCGCGTTCTCGAATCCCTCTACGGATTCGATGTCGAAAAGGTTCGAACATTGAACATGGacggaaagaagaagaaacgtGGCGGAATTGTGATTGCAAAACCTGATTACAAAAAGGCTTTTGTAACGTTAAAAACCCCGCTTTTGATTAACCCCAATCTTTTTCCGATTCGAGAGATTGAAGAGGATAAGAAGAGTTTGAATAAACAGGCTATGGCTGCTAGTATTGTTGAGGAAGCGCCGGGGAAGAGTCATTGGCTTGATGAGAATAAGAACACTCGTGGGTTTAAGCCGCAAAATGGGTATCACAGGGGAGGGTTTAACCGTTCTGGTTCGAATCTGTTTGAGAGTTCCGGTTCGAATCAGGGACGGTTTGACCGTTCTGGTTCAAGCAGGGGAAGGTTTGAGCGACCCGGTTCCAACCGGGCTGATGGTTCTGCTGCCAAGTTTCCTTGGAGTAACATGAGGACTGGTAGGAGTAATGCTACcaggtag